TCTCAGTTGAGCGCGATAAATTTGTAAGTCAGCCAGTCGTTCAGGTAAACTTGATAAGGAAGCGACTTGAGCTAAATTAACAGATTGTTCTAACTTTGTCAGTTCTGCTAACATTAACGGTTCTTGGACTTGGTTAAACAGTTTCAGAGACAACGCACCAACGGGAATCTTACCCAGGTCAGTAAATTGATAAGTGCCATCGTGCGATGCCGACAGGCGGCGGCTACGCCATCGCATCAATTTCTTTAACACCCACTGGAAATTAATCAAGTCTTTGGAGATGGGATAACCAGTAGCGCCATATTCTTTCCACAGGATTTTTAACTGTTCTAATTCTTCTCCTTTGAGTTGAATGTTAAAATTATCATAGAGAGGAAGTGAAGGAAAAGCTTTATTTTTAACCCGTGCAGAAACAGGTTTACAACTATCTTCAGTATGAGCAAAATGATGTTCTTTAACCTTGCCTTTCTTCGCCGTGAGTTGACCGCCACAATAGAGGCAAGTTAACTGAGTTTTTCCCCGTGAAACTTCCTCAATATTCTTGAGTTCACCATCACAAGCCACACCGTATTTCAACCACATAATTAAGCCCTGAAGTTCTCATTAAAAGCAATGTCAGGGAATTATAACTTTCCTTAATATTCCTTAACAGCATTGCGATTAAGTTCTTTCTTCAGAGGGGGGAATGGAAAACTGGATGATGTAAGGGTTAACTTTGTTCTAGGGGAAAGGAAGATTGCACAGCAGTAAATGGGGTTTCAGTAGCATCCATGCAGAAAGTAACGCTAAGGGTAGTTGCCGAGAGCCGCGCACAATAGGACATGATGTAAAGATTTATTACAACCAATCGCTGCAACCTTTACACCGGAGGACGTTAAGTTTCTACTTTGCGGTTCACGACAAACTCGCTATTTTGACCCGTAATGGCATCACCGTGCCCAAACGGGAAAATTGTACGCTAAGGCTGAAACCCTTATCTAGCAAGCATATTAGCCACTGATGTTTCTACATCCCCGCTAGGAGGCAGCTTACCTCAATTTATTGGTACACAGTAGGAGGTATTCTCTGTCCCATAATTTTAATTCCAGCCAAAAGTATTGTTTCTTCCGGTGAAATTTCGGTAATTCCTAAAATTATTCAGAAAAATTTGGCAAACTACTAAACGCCATTTGCGCTACTTTCTCAGCCCGTTGTGGCGTTACTTTTTGATACCGTAACGTTGTCTGAATGCTCTCATGTCCCATCAAAGCCCTAAGTTCTTCAATTCCCATCAGTCCCACCCGTTCTGTAGCAAAAGTGTGCCTTAAATCATGAAGTTTCACCCCCTGAAGCTCTGGAATATTCCCAATCAAACTTGTCCAGGATTTATGCGCCATACGGTAAGACAGACGGGAGACAACCCCAGTTTTGGGCTGTTGAGCAGTAAACAAGGCT
The Planktothrix tepida PCC 9214 genome window above contains:
- a CDS encoding GIY-YIG nuclease family protein: MWLKYGVACDGELKNIEEVSRGKTQLTCLYCGGQLTAKKGKVKEHHFAHTEDSCKPVSARVKNKAFPSLPLYDNFNIQLKGEELEQLKILWKEYGATGYPISKDLINFQWVLKKLMRWRSRRLSASHDGTYQFTDLGKIPVGALSLKLFNQVQEPLMLAELTKLEQSVNLAQVASLSSLPERLADLQIYRAQLRRILLNSLYFLEIKADGQLFYKIGITTRSIEERTAEIQRDLKQHYDDIVVNLLGLWQHRGNIELYFKHRYKAFNYPIGSLTEYFKFVDVKPVLNDLFEMEAKELSAVELGVIKSNNINIIDELRQVC
- a CDS encoding tyrosine-type recombinase/integrase, which codes for LEQIDFKARKFQVIGKGNKQRWCFYSEFVQLSLNHYITYYRHLTHPALFTAQQPKTGVVSRLSYRMAHKSWTSLIGNIPELQGVKLHDLRHTFATERVGLMGIEELRALMGHESIQTTLRYQKVTPQRAEKVAQMAFSSLPNFSE